One genomic window of Macaca mulatta isolate MMU2019108-1 chromosome 8, T2T-MMU8v2.0, whole genome shotgun sequence includes the following:
- the LOC106999717 gene encoding elongin-B — protein MIRRHKTTIFTDAKESSTVFELKRIVEGILKRPPDEQRLYKDDQLLDDGKTLGECGFTSQTARPQAPATVGMAFRADDTFEALCIEPFSSPPELPDVMKPQDSGSSANEQAVQ, from the coding sequence ATGATCCGGCGCCACAAGACCACCATCTTCACGGACGCCAAGGAGTCCAGCACGGTGTTCGAGCTGAAGCGCATCGTCGAGGGCATCCTCAAGCGGCCTCCTGACGAGCAGCGGCTGTACAAGGATGACCAACTCTTGGATGATGGCAAGACCCTGGGCGAGTGTGGCTTCACCAGTCAAACAGCACGGCCACAGGCCCCAGCCACAGTGGGGATGGCCTTCCGGGCAGATGACACCTTTGAGGCCCTGTGCATCGAGCCGTTCTCCAGCCCACCTGAGCTGCCCGATGTGATGAAGCCCCAGGACTCGGGAAGCAGTGCCAATGAACAAGCCGTGCAGTGA